TATTTCCAGAATTTAAACTGATATGGCACAAATGAGTGTGGACTTCTTCCTGTATCTACCTTTTGGTGGACTAGCTGCCCATGGTGACAACAAGTTGCTTGTGCAATAGACATGTTTCAACTTAATGTACTGTAAGCGCTGCTGTCAGTTTCATTTTGAGGGGGAcccttattttattaattgtaataTGGCACTGATTAATATAACCAGGAGCTATTGTGTATTTATATGCAGTGCCTCTTTTAAAGGAAGTGAGTGAAAAGTCAGTAGTATAGCAGTAACTGGAAGTAGTTGACAAAGAAGAAGCCTTTAAGAAGATAGATGCAACAAGCATAACTATGAAAAGGAGCCAGCAACAGGTGGTTTAGTCTTATTATTTGCAAGCCTCTTGCCAACTAACAAATGGATGATTGCTTTTGATTCACTGGCTTCTTCTTAACTTGCAGTTCTGCTTGCTTCCATTAAGATATTTTTATACAcactaaaattataattataaagccATGTATTTTTTACTGATAAagtttcttgcattttaaaatctctgagtaagtttcaggaaaatattttaaataccgATATTTGCAtaattgtgattatataacattaatcTCCATCCTTGGTTTGGATATCACAGACTGGCAACAGATGTGTTTTGGGCTTTTCCAACCCCATTTCTGCTTGCAATCACAGGTATGGTATGCTGCAAATCAGTAGTAGAAAAAGTCtcaatgcaaattttaaagtCAGCGAAGGACTGTGTTCCCTCCTGGGCAAGTTCCTGCCCTTTGTTGTCTGTACGAGTTTAAGAAGGCTCAGGAAATAAATTGAGAGAGTAATGTGAATCTTTCTGAGAAAGGTAGGCTTTTCAGAAAGATGAGACATTTGGAATGAGACAGAGTGACACTTGAAAAGACTATTAAACTGTAGCCACAAAATGCCATATTTTGTAGTGGTACAGCATTGACTAAAAGAAGGGAacacttttttttgtaatcaaatttttttttatataaagaatccTACATTACTATGTATGTATTACTATGAATATAAACCTCCCGGATCCAAAGAGTAAAATATTCTGGAAGAATCCATTTGCCAAGAGGACAAGACTAAGGCTGTAACTCTGCACTGGGTTTATTGCAGAGGTTTTGTGAGGTGGtgtgcagtgtattctgggagTTAACCCTTAGCAATCGTTCATTGTATCCTAgcagatatgtgtgtatatgtatgtgtatatatatgttgatatatgtatatatatgtggatgtgtatatgtatatatatatgtatatatgtagatatgtgtatatgtagatatgtatatataagtatatatgtttatgtatatatatgtttacataacctctttaacacactacttctccgctgcgaagcgcgggtattttgctagtctttcaATATAATGCTAACACACTTGTTATAATGTTTACAAAGTTTTTCTATGccaatcaaataaaatgttttgtctagTTTGTGGAAACACTCCTCTGTAGCGGActtgtcattttcattattaGTATTGCATGCTTTACAAATGTAGTTCTACAGTTTGAGAAACAGATAGTAGTCGTATCTGACCAAATGGCATAAGTGTGGTATGtctttgaatagatagatagatagatagatagatagatagatagatagatagatagatagatagatagatagatagatagatagatagatagatagatagatagatagatagatagatagatactttattaatcccaatgggaaattccgCAAGTCCTCAGCTCAGCTATTGCAAACCTAGGGTTATgaatggtgcattatcatgcagCAGAATGGAAATTGTTGTCTCAGTTTGAATTTGTTACGTTGACATTCTTCTTGGGTTATCTTTGAGAAATGTCTTGCATCGATGGAATTCTATAGCCCATGTTTCTGCTGTAGTATATAAAGGTGATTGATCCTGCTACATGCTATGCTGACTGTTTAAATGACTGTACTGAGTTATATACAAATTAAGTGACAACACAATACTAGATTTTGCAGTTTTGGACATGCAGATTGACTCAATCCTACAATAAGAAACACACTACAAACAACAAATTCTGGAAACTTCTAAATCACATAATTTAGTATAAAATAGATTATCTTTAGCTGCTTGAAAAAATTAGCTCCATAGTTTACCCCATATGATAGGCCATATCACAACATTTATAATTTTGTGAAAGAAGAATAACtgtagttttttgtttctttttttctcttttaattggTTATAGAGAATTACATTTACCTGTGTGGTATGTGTAAGGAGGGTCTGGGAGAGAAACAGCTGTGGTAGCAACATGGAGGCACACCATGGGAAGAAGCATTGCTGGCCATTAAGATTTGGGTGTAAAGAGGCCTGTCACACCCATTTGAACCTTCAGCACTGGCACATCCATAAACCGGCGTTACTTTGTGCTTACCGAGAGCGACAACCAATTAAGTCTGTATGTTTTGCAGCAGGGTTACCGGCAGGTAAACAGACATGTAAGCCAGCTGTGCAGAAAGCTGTAAGAGGAAGTTACCTGAACATGGGGACATGTTCATAAACGCTTGCCAGTGGGTATGAGATAGACGTAAGCAGGAAGTACAGGACTTGTGCCAAAATGAGGCTGTGTGTAGGGAATGACTTGTCTGCGTCGCTGATTGGTAGTGCCAGGCTGACATGAGTTATGATTGGTTAGGTAACGTGGCATAGCATATAAAACTAAGAGATGCCCAGCAGGGGTCGTCTTTTGACTGACTGGCATTAGGAGTAAGGTCAACAGAGAGAGCTTAGTGCTATCCTTAGTGGGCATTTCTTGTATATATTTAGAgtttcacttatttttttcctGTACAGTTTATGCCTGTGCTATTTTattcacttttgattttgataACTGTTCTTTTTTGTCCACTCTGATATCATCTTGTTAGAAGGAGGAgaaagaatttgtttttataattttaagagCCACTGCACATATTGCAAATAATTTACtttcacttcttttttgtttattttttgtaaatatattcagTGTGTCTTTAGAGTGTGGAGGACATCACATCCCATTCAGTTTAAAGGtcaaaacattttcatcatctcaGACTGCAAGAAGAATCTGGTAATTAACAGGACCTTGCCATGCTGAATACATGTAATACAATTCTGCTCATGTAAGTCTTTGAGATGTTCAAATAATAGAGGTTCAGATGATTATTagccacagtactgtatgtgatcAGCTAattgatatatctatatataatttttgtttttcttttttacagttaCTTTTGAAAAGAGGTCAAACACCATGAACTGGGGATTCCTCAGAGATCTCCTGAGTGGGGTAAACAAATACTCCACAGTGATAGGGAGGATCTGGCTTTCTGTCGTGTTCATTTTTCGCATTCTGATTTATGTAGCTGCAGCAGAACAAGTCTGGAAGGATGAACAGAAGGACTTCGTGTGCAATACAAACCAGCCAGGCTGTGAGAatgtgtgctttgatcacttcTACCCAATTTCTCAAGTTAGACTCTGGGCCTTGCAGCTGATAATGGTGTCCACACCGTCCTTGTTAGTGGTGCTGCATGTTGCATACCGACAACACAGAGAAAGTCGGTATAAAAAGAAGCTATATACAAACACAGGGAAGATGGATGGAGGATTATGGTGGACATATCTTATTAGTTTACTATTCAAAACAACCTTTGAAGTGGGCTTTCTGTTAGCATTTTACTATCTATATAGTGGATTTGAAGTCCCCCAGTTGCTCCAGTGTAAAATTAGTCCTTGTCCAAACACTGTAGATTGCTACATTTCACGagctacagaaaaaaaagtgtttctttacatCATGGGTGTGACTTCCATCTTATGCATCGTGCTGAACATTTCTGAAATGATTTATCTTTTTCTTAAGCAGTGCTGGAAATGCTGTATCAAGGCATATGATTCAGTTGATGCAAAGAGACATTGTGATTGTCAGCAGCACACAAAGCTAAACAGTATGCTTTCTGGGGATCATATAATGTTGAAAGAAGACTCAACAAATACAATCTGTCAGACTCAAGAAATATGAACAATGTGCTTAATGTGGTTTGTTTACTCATTTTTAACACCACATAAATGACAGTTATTACCAGCTTCTTGTAATAAAATTGTTACTGATAGTTCACTATCTAATTGCAATTAGTCAGTGACTGGAAAAACTGATCATCAGGCTTCACTATTTAATTAATTGTGCAAAGTGTAAAATAAGCATGTATCTCATCGTtgcagaaaagcataaaagattaTTTCTTAACAGCTTTTCAGTGAAAAATTGCTGACAGTGATGCTTACTTACTGTGATTTCTATAACTTTGATGACAGCACTTTAGACAAGTaccttttgcagaaaaaaaaacattaaaagtgattgcactcatttttgttttctaaaaaatGCAAGCTGGATTTGACCTCcaactaaaacattttatatcctagaggaaaaacagaaagcaaaatgtCAAATGTCTGAAGAAGAGAGTATGTCTTTACAAAAGTACCAAAAAGAGATCTTTCATTCCTGATCAGACAAATTACATAGGATGCAACAGTTTAAAGTAAACATTACAGTACATTTTGTCACAGTAAAGACCTTTACTTCAGAGAAGCTCATTCGGGATATAAAGCACAGTTTAGCACTAACAAAAGGTTATGGCCCTGCCATAGATAAACTGttagaaagaaagaagacgcagaaaaaagtaaaggacaAACTTGTCAAATTAATTATTGATGTACCAGTGAGGATGAAATGCCTAGATGCTATTtgcatttaattaaagaaaaaagaagaatgtgTTTATAAATGCAAATTCTAGAGAAATGTCTGTTAATTAGGAAGCTTGCATGTCAGGATGAAAACTTCAGTCTACCAACAGTATAGCAAAACAATATTGTAGTCATTTAACAGGAGACTATGTTTTGGGGGGTTGACACCATTTTAGTAGTGCTAAATTTACTTAATGTTTATAGCTTTTTATGTCAATTTATTATTCCAATTGACTTTGATTGAAAGATTGCAGTCACAGCtttgtttcttgttattttaaaatgtatttgtacctTTATTCACAGTAACTAACCTCCATGCAATGATTCAGTGGCAGTTTCTGAACTTCTtaccttgtggtttaaagttcaTTGTCATGGCCTCTATGCCACACTGGAGTTGTAACAAAGCACAATGAGACAGAAGTTTTTCTATTAATTAATGGAGATTCACAATGCACAAGATTGTCTGCAAATTCAAAACCTCAAATTAGAATTCTTCAGGAGCATTTCAAAGTGTTTAGTCTTTCTCTACATGCTTAAGTAGGGGTGCAGTTTTCTGCCCATTATTCAAGGTAAGAACCAACATGATGTAGAATACCAAGAAAGATTGacattaacatttaaacaaaaaaggaattGCCAAAGTGTACAACAAAGGGTTTGATCATTAAATGaaaatcttacatttttaaagtttaaaaatggatTCCACAAACTGTTGACTGTAATGGAAAGGTACTGATTCAGCTGGAAAATGAAACCAGTCATGTCATTAAGCAAATGTTTAGAATGTTCCTGAAAATCATCATCCAGTCATGTTAAACCAAAAATGTACCAGTCTAAGCCCTCAGAATAAAACACCAGCCAACTTGCAGCCTTCCCTAAGAGTGGAGTTTCAAGTTTCATTTGTATACAATCCATTTGGAGTTTTATTTGCATGTGTTCTTTCAGTAAAATggcagtaaatgtaaatgaacaaaagaaagtaaataaaaagacgCATGTAA
The sequence above is drawn from the Erpetoichthys calabaricus chromosome 3, fErpCal1.3, whole genome shotgun sequence genome and encodes:
- the gjb7 gene encoding connexin 28.8; this translates as MNWGFLRDLLSGVNKYSTVIGRIWLSVVFIFRILIYVAAAEQVWKDEQKDFVCNTNQPGCENVCFDHFYPISQVRLWALQLIMVSTPSLLVVLHVAYRQHRESRYKKKLYTNTGKMDGGLWWTYLISLLFKTTFEVGFLLAFYYLYSGFEVPQLLQCKISPCPNTVDCYISRATEKKVFLYIMGVTSILCIVLNISEMIYLFLKQCWKCCIKAYDSVDAKRHCDCQQHTKLNSMLSGDHIMLKEDSTNTICQTQEI